The Fictibacillus arsenicus genome contains a region encoding:
- a CDS encoding ParA family protein: MAKIIAVANQKGGVGKTTTSVNLGACLAYFGKKVLLVDIDPQGNATSGVGVDKGDIDQCIYNVLVEDVEVKDVIVETICEGLHILPSTIQLAGAEIELVPTISREVRLKRALEKVSPIYDYIIIDCPPSLGLLTINSLTASESVIIPVQCEYYALEGLSQLLNTVRLVQKHLNTDLMIDGVLLTMLDARTNLGIQVIEEVKKYFQDKVYETIIPRNVRLSEAPSHGKPIIIYDPKSRGADVYLDFAKEVIGIGERVR; this comes from the coding sequence GTGGCGAAGATCATTGCAGTAGCCAACCAGAAAGGCGGAGTCGGAAAAACGACTACGTCAGTCAACCTTGGTGCATGCTTAGCATATTTCGGAAAAAAAGTATTGTTAGTAGATATAGATCCTCAAGGTAACGCGACAAGCGGTGTAGGAGTAGACAAAGGAGATATTGATCAATGTATCTACAATGTCTTAGTTGAGGATGTGGAAGTTAAAGATGTAATTGTGGAAACGATCTGTGAAGGATTACATATTCTCCCTTCTACTATCCAGCTGGCAGGAGCGGAGATCGAACTTGTACCGACTATCTCTCGAGAAGTCAGATTAAAAAGAGCATTAGAGAAGGTAAGTCCGATTTATGATTATATCATTATCGATTGTCCTCCATCTCTTGGTCTGCTTACGATCAACTCTTTAACGGCATCAGAATCTGTCATAATACCGGTTCAATGTGAATATTACGCACTTGAAGGGCTTAGCCAGCTGTTAAACACGGTACGTCTTGTGCAAAAGCATTTAAATACTGATCTTATGATTGACGGTGTATTGCTTACAATGCTTGATGCACGAACGAATTTAGGCATTCAAGTAATCGAAGAAGTGAAAAAGTATTTCCAAGATAAAGTGTATGAAACGATCATACCAAGAAATGTTAGACTATCAGAAGCGCCAAGTCATGGAAAACCGATTATTATTTATGATCCGAAATCCCGGGGTGCAGATGTTTATTTAGATTTTGCGAAGGAAGTGATTGGCATTGGCGAAAGGGTTAGGTAA
- the mnmE gene encoding tRNA uridine-5-carboxymethylaminomethyl(34) synthesis GTPase MnmE — protein sequence MEYDTITAISTPMGEGAIAIVRLSGPEAVSIADRVYKGSKMLEEADTHTIHYGKLVDPKTNQAVEEVMVSVMRAPRTFTREDVVEINCHGGLVSVNRVLQLILQQGARLAEPGEFTKRAFLNGRIDLSQAEAVMDLIRAKTDRAMNVALNQMEGRLSSLVSRLRQTLLETIAHVEVNIDYPEYDAEEMTHSLLNNNLLTVKKEVESILQTAQQGKILREGLSTAIIGRPNVGKSSLMNALVHENKAIVTDIAGTTRDVIEEYVNVRGVPLRLVDTAGIRETEDIVEKIGVEKSRKVLKEADLILLVLNGNEPLSNEDENLFRAAAGLDKIVIINKTDLETNLDIDQVKVLAEGSPVIATSLVKEEGIDELEQAIANLFFAGGIEAQDLTYVSNSRHIALLQQTIHHIDEALGGIEADLPIDMVQIDITRAWEILGEIVGDTVSESLIDQLFSQFCLGK from the coding sequence ATGGAATACGATACAATTACAGCTATTTCAACCCCGATGGGTGAAGGGGCAATTGCAATCGTTCGTCTTAGCGGTCCGGAAGCGGTGTCGATCGCTGACCGTGTTTATAAAGGTTCTAAAATGCTTGAAGAAGCCGACACTCACACGATTCATTACGGTAAACTGGTTGATCCGAAAACGAACCAGGCTGTAGAGGAAGTCATGGTAAGTGTGATGAGAGCTCCGCGAACTTTTACGCGTGAGGATGTTGTGGAGATTAACTGTCACGGCGGATTAGTTTCTGTTAACCGGGTGCTTCAGCTCATTTTGCAGCAGGGAGCACGTCTGGCAGAACCAGGAGAGTTTACAAAGCGTGCTTTTTTGAACGGACGAATCGATTTGTCACAAGCGGAAGCAGTTATGGACTTGATCAGAGCGAAAACAGACCGGGCCATGAATGTTGCTCTTAATCAGATGGAAGGCCGCCTTTCATCTTTAGTCAGCAGACTAAGACAAACACTTTTAGAAACCATTGCCCATGTTGAAGTAAATATTGATTACCCAGAATACGATGCTGAAGAAATGACGCATTCTTTATTAAATAACAATCTTTTAACGGTAAAAAAAGAAGTAGAATCCATTTTGCAGACAGCTCAGCAAGGGAAAATTCTTCGTGAAGGTTTATCTACGGCTATTATTGGACGTCCGAACGTAGGGAAATCTTCGTTAATGAACGCGTTAGTTCATGAAAACAAAGCCATTGTTACAGATATAGCTGGGACAACAAGGGATGTTATAGAAGAGTATGTCAATGTAAGAGGTGTCCCTTTAAGGCTTGTAGATACAGCAGGTATCCGCGAAACAGAAGATATCGTTGAAAAGATCGGTGTTGAAAAGTCACGCAAAGTGTTAAAAGAAGCAGATTTGATCCTGCTCGTTTTAAACGGAAATGAACCGCTGTCCAATGAGGATGAAAACTTATTCCGTGCAGCCGCTGGGCTCGATAAGATTGTAATCATAAATAAAACAGATTTAGAAACAAATCTGGATATTGATCAAGTTAAAGTTTTAGCGGAAGGTTCACCTGTTATTGCTACATCATTAGTTAAAGAGGAGGGAATAGATGAACTAGAACAAGCGATAGCGAATCTATTTTTTGCAGGCGGAATCGAAGCACAAGATCTTACTTACGTATCAAACTCAAGACACATTGCATTGCTGCAGCAGACCATTCATCATATTGACGAAGCATTGGGCGGCATTGAAGCTGACCTTCCGATTGATATGGTTCAGATTGATATAACAAGAGCATGGGAGATACTTGGTGAAATTGTAGGGGATACCGTTTCAGAAAGCTTGATCGACCAGCTTTTCTCTCAATTTTGTCTCGGAAAATAA
- the noc gene encoding nucleoid occlusion protein, with protein sequence MKHPFSRLFGIGEKSQQTLDPEPAEKNDNEEVLQIPVQHIIPNRFQPRTVFIDERIEELSQTIETHGIIQPIVVRGIGENQYELIAGERRWRAVQKLGWEKIPAIVKEMDDSQTASVALIENLQREELTAIEEAMAYAKLLELHGLTQEGLAQKLGKGQSTIANKLRLLKLPQSIQDALLQKKITERHARALIVLKTPEKMELVLAEILEKQLNVKQTEDRVKKMIESETAEKKPQARRKSYSKDMRLAINTVRQSVDMVVQSGLSIDTEEEEHEEFYQFTIRIPKN encoded by the coding sequence ATGAAGCATCCTTTTTCACGTTTATTCGGCATCGGCGAAAAGAGCCAGCAGACATTAGATCCAGAACCAGCTGAAAAAAACGACAACGAAGAAGTACTTCAAATTCCGGTTCAGCATATTATTCCAAACCGGTTTCAGCCCAGAACGGTTTTTATAGATGAACGAATTGAAGAATTATCACAAACCATCGAAACTCACGGCATCATTCAGCCTATTGTTGTTCGCGGCATTGGAGAAAACCAATATGAACTGATTGCGGGAGAACGCAGATGGAGAGCTGTCCAGAAACTTGGCTGGGAGAAGATACCGGCTATTGTAAAGGAAATGGACGATTCACAAACAGCATCTGTAGCTCTTATTGAAAACCTTCAGCGGGAAGAATTAACGGCGATTGAAGAAGCAATGGCCTACGCGAAGCTGCTGGAATTACATGGACTTACACAAGAAGGACTGGCGCAAAAGCTAGGCAAAGGCCAGTCAACGATTGCAAATAAGCTTAGATTATTAAAGCTTCCGCAATCCATTCAAGATGCTCTCTTGCAAAAGAAGATTACAGAACGCCACGCCAGGGCTTTAATTGTCTTAAAGACGCCAGAAAAAATGGAACTGGTCCTAGCGGAGATTCTTGAAAAGCAATTGAATGTTAAACAGACGGAAGACCGAGTGAAAAAAATGATAGAGTCTGAAACGGCAGAGAAAAAACCTCAAGCACGCCGCAAGTCATACAGCAAGGATATGCGCCTTGCCATCAATACGGTAAGACAATCAGTAGATATGGTCGTTCAAAGCGGACTTTCTATTGATACGGAAGAAGAAGAGCACGAAGAATTCTATCAGTTTACCATTCGAATTCCTAAAAATTAA
- a CDS encoding DUF554 domain-containing protein, with amino-acid sequence MSLLGTLVNGIAIISGSFLGLFWTAIPDRIKDTILQAMALAVTILGIGMGLKSEQFLIVIASLAVGGALGEWWNLEEKLNSVGKWLETKVGKQDKGSVATGFVTATLVFVVGAMSIVGALDSGLRQEHDVLYTKALIDGFCAILFTSALGIGVMFSAIPVVLYQGAITLLATQIDRFVPQELMDALIVEITGTGGIMIVAIGLNLLGVAKIRVANLLPGLLIAGILVFIVEKWDSILAFSQGIL; translated from the coding sequence ATGTCACTTTTAGGAACATTGGTTAACGGTATCGCAATCATCTCTGGAAGCTTTTTAGGTTTATTTTGGACAGCTATACCAGATCGAATAAAAGACACCATTCTTCAGGCAATGGCACTAGCAGTCACGATTTTAGGAATAGGCATGGGGCTTAAAAGCGAACAATTTCTTATCGTAATCGCCAGCCTGGCTGTTGGAGGAGCGTTAGGCGAGTGGTGGAATCTTGAAGAAAAACTGAACTCAGTTGGGAAATGGCTGGAGACAAAAGTGGGCAAACAGGATAAAGGATCTGTTGCAACAGGGTTTGTTACAGCTACACTCGTTTTCGTTGTTGGAGCAATGTCTATTGTCGGCGCTTTAGACAGTGGATTGAGACAAGAACATGATGTCCTTTACACAAAGGCTTTGATTGACGGATTCTGTGCCATTTTATTTACTTCAGCACTTGGCATAGGTGTGATGTTCTCTGCGATCCCGGTTGTCTTATATCAGGGTGCCATTACGTTATTAGCCACACAAATCGACCGGTTTGTGCCACAAGAGCTCATGGACGCGCTGATTGTTGAAATTACTGGCACAGGTGGAATTATGATCGTCGCAATAGGTCTGAACTTGCTCGGAGTAGCAAAAATCCGGGTAGCTAACCTGCTTCCTGGACTTTTAATCGCAGGGATACTTGTTTTTATTGTAGAAAAATGGGATAGCATTCTAGCTTTTTCACAGGGAATTCTATAA
- a CDS encoding mechanosensitive ion channel family protein, giving the protein METSLAGTDLPKTAEQAVTIFSDKEWWAGIGATGLKIVAIIVIAVIFKYIIKAAVANIFKVRLKSPLRLSEKRENTLFRLLNNVATYVIYFIAILAILGEFMDVRGILAGAGVLGLAIGFGAQNLVRDIITGFFIIFENQFSVGDTVRIASFEGTVEEIGLRTTKIKSWTGELHILPNSSITEVTNFSVHNSIAVVDLSIAYEEDIDKAQRIIEDVVKRVKPDYPEMVKDPEVLGVQMLGASEVIIRVTSEVLPMTHFKIARELRKTLKLELEKAGIEIPYPKMVTYHKEANSKENKNKMEG; this is encoded by the coding sequence ATGGAGACTTCATTGGCAGGTACAGATTTACCTAAAACAGCAGAACAAGCAGTTACTATATTTTCAGATAAAGAATGGTGGGCTGGGATTGGTGCTACCGGACTGAAAATTGTAGCAATCATCGTTATTGCAGTCATCTTTAAATACATCATTAAAGCTGCAGTCGCTAATATTTTTAAGGTCAGATTAAAATCGCCTTTACGGCTTAGTGAAAAAAGAGAAAACACATTGTTTAGGCTCTTAAATAACGTAGCTACTTATGTGATATATTTTATAGCCATCTTAGCGATATTAGGTGAATTTATGGATGTCAGAGGCATACTGGCAGGAGCAGGGGTTTTAGGCCTCGCAATCGGTTTTGGTGCTCAAAACCTCGTAAGAGATATCATTACAGGGTTTTTTATCATTTTTGAAAATCAGTTTTCTGTCGGGGATACGGTACGGATTGCTAGTTTTGAAGGAACGGTAGAAGAAATTGGTCTTCGGACAACAAAAATTAAGAGCTGGACAGGAGAATTGCATATCCTGCCGAATTCGTCTATCACAGAAGTAACAAACTTTTCCGTTCATAACAGCATTGCCGTAGTCGATTTAAGCATTGCGTATGAAGAAGATATCGATAAAGCACAAAGAATCATTGAAGATGTTGTTAAACGAGTAAAACCTGATTATCCTGAAATGGTGAAAGATCCTGAAGTGCTCGGCGTTCAAATGCTCGGGGCTTCTGAAGTGATCATTCGTGTAACGTCTGAAGTACTCCCGATGACTCATTTTAAGATAGCAAGAGAGCTTAGAAAAACATTAAAACTTGAACTAGAAAAAGCGGGTATCGAAATTCCATATCCGAAAATGGTCACGTATCATAAAGAGGCAAATTCGAAAGAAAACAAGAACAAAATGGAGGGCTGA
- the mnmG gene encoding tRNA uridine-5-carboxymethylaminomethyl(34) synthesis enzyme MnmG: MGYKADIFDVIVVGAGHAGVEAALASARMGAKTLCLTLNLDTVAYMPCNPSVGGPAKGIVVREVDALGGEMARNIDKTHIQMRMLNTGKGPAVRALRAQADKYLYQHEMKKTMENTENLTLRQGMVERLIMEDGVCKGVITKTGAEYEAKAVVLTTGTYLRGKIIIGELAYESGPNNMAPSINLSYHLQELGFDMVRFKTGTPPRVNSKTIDYSKAEIQPGDDVPRAFSYETTEYITDQLPCWLTYTGDETHQLINGNLHRSPMYSGMIEGTGPRYCPSIEDKIVRFNDKPRHQIFLEPEGRNTEEVYVQGLSTSLPEDVQKKILATIPGLEKAELMRAGYAIEYDAIVPTQLWPSLETKKVSGLFTAGQLNGTSGYEEAAGQGLMAGINAALKVKGKEPLILDRSEAYIGVLIDDLITKGTNEPYRLLTSRAEYRLLLRHDNADLRLTKKGFEIGLIPQERYERFEEKKAQIAKEIERLEHVSIKPSEEVQQVLAEAQSSALKEPMTAANLLKRPEVTYPVIQRLAPAEAPLSETVSEQVEIQVKYAGYIDKQLAQVERMRKMENKKLPVDLDYMAINGLATEAKQKLHEVRPLSVGQASRVSGVNPADISILLIYLEQGKLAKIAR, from the coding sequence ATGGGATATAAAGCAGACATTTTTGACGTTATTGTCGTTGGCGCTGGCCATGCAGGTGTTGAAGCGGCTCTCGCCTCAGCTCGTATGGGTGCGAAAACACTTTGTCTGACGTTAAATTTAGATACCGTAGCCTATATGCCCTGCAATCCGTCTGTCGGCGGACCAGCAAAAGGGATTGTAGTGCGCGAAGTGGATGCACTTGGCGGCGAAATGGCTCGGAACATTGATAAGACGCATATTCAAATGCGGATGCTGAATACTGGTAAAGGTCCTGCGGTACGTGCACTGCGTGCTCAGGCAGATAAATATCTGTATCAACATGAAATGAAGAAAACAATGGAGAATACTGAAAATCTTACATTGCGTCAAGGGATGGTTGAACGCCTCATTATGGAAGACGGCGTTTGTAAAGGTGTTATTACGAAGACAGGGGCAGAATATGAGGCAAAAGCTGTTGTATTAACAACGGGTACTTATTTAAGAGGAAAGATCATCATAGGTGAACTCGCTTATGAGAGCGGTCCAAACAATATGGCGCCTTCTATTAACTTATCGTATCATCTGCAGGAACTTGGATTTGATATGGTTCGTTTCAAAACAGGTACTCCGCCGCGTGTAAACAGCAAAACGATTGATTATTCCAAGGCGGAAATACAGCCTGGAGACGATGTTCCCAGAGCTTTTTCATATGAAACAACAGAATACATTACAGATCAGCTTCCTTGCTGGCTGACTTACACGGGGGATGAAACACATCAGCTGATCAACGGCAACCTTCACCGTTCACCGATGTATTCTGGAATGATCGAAGGAACAGGTCCTAGATATTGTCCGTCAATTGAAGATAAAATTGTCCGTTTCAATGACAAGCCGCGGCATCAGATTTTCTTAGAGCCAGAGGGAAGAAACACTGAGGAAGTATATGTGCAAGGCTTATCTACTAGTTTGCCTGAAGATGTACAGAAGAAAATTCTTGCTACTATTCCTGGTCTTGAAAAAGCTGAACTTATGCGTGCAGGCTACGCGATAGAATATGATGCAATTGTTCCTACACAGCTATGGCCATCACTTGAAACAAAGAAAGTGAGCGGCTTGTTTACTGCAGGGCAGCTGAACGGTACAAGCGGCTATGAAGAAGCAGCGGGACAAGGGCTTATGGCAGGTATTAACGCTGCATTAAAAGTAAAGGGTAAAGAACCGCTGATTCTTGATCGTTCGGAAGCTTATATTGGTGTACTGATCGATGATCTGATTACTAAAGGTACGAATGAACCATACAGACTTTTAACATCGAGAGCTGAATACCGTCTTTTATTAAGACACGACAACGCTGATCTCCGATTAACGAAAAAAGGTTTTGAAATCGGACTGATACCGCAAGAACGGTACGAACGCTTTGAGGAGAAAAAAGCACAGATTGCGAAGGAAATTGAGCGTTTAGAACATGTTTCCATTAAACCATCTGAAGAGGTTCAGCAAGTTCTTGCAGAGGCTCAGTCTTCAGCGCTAAAAGAACCGATGACTGCTGCAAACCTGCTTAAACGTCCAGAAGTAACCTATCCTGTGATCCAAAGATTAGCACCTGCCGAAGCACCTCTAAGCGAAACTGTTTCAGAGCAGGTTGAAATCCAAGTGAAGTATGCTGGTTATATTGATAAACAGCTCGCACAGGTAGAAAGAATGCGCAAGATGGAAAACAAGAAACTGCCTGTTGACCTTGATTATATGGCGATAAACGGATTAGCAACAGAAGCTAAGCAAAAGCTGCACGAAGTACGTCCGCTTTCTGTAGGACAGGCATCACGAGTATCCGGGGTAAACCCAGCAGACATTTCTATTCTGTTGATTTACCTTGAACAAGGCAAATTGGCTAAGATTGCCCGTTAA
- the spoIIIJ gene encoding YidC family membrane integrase SpoIIIJ — translation MRKKIGLIIALFALMAVLSGCGTMDPVTEDSTGIWDTYFVYPLSWLITYFADLTGENYGLAIIIVTLLIRTALLPLMIKQTKSSKAMQEIQPEIQKLREKYKSKDANTQQKLQQETMALFQKNGVNPLAGCLPLLIQMPILLGFYHAIMRTEEIANHNFLWFDLGDPDPYFILPIVAGLTTFLQQKIMMGGMDNPNPQMKMLLYIMPVMIVVFAINFPAALSLYWVIGNIFMIAQTYFITTPMKKKENQVDGGAKK, via the coding sequence GTGCGCAAGAAAATAGGTTTAATCATTGCCCTTTTCGCACTCATGGCTGTCCTATCAGGATGTGGAACGATGGATCCTGTCACAGAAGACAGCACGGGAATTTGGGACACGTATTTTGTTTATCCATTATCATGGCTGATCACATATTTTGCAGATCTGACTGGTGAAAATTATGGACTAGCTATCATTATTGTTACTTTATTGATTAGAACGGCTTTGCTTCCTTTAATGATAAAGCAAACTAAGAGTTCTAAAGCGATGCAGGAAATTCAGCCTGAAATTCAAAAACTGCGTGAAAAGTATAAATCAAAAGATGCTAACACACAGCAAAAATTGCAGCAGGAAACAATGGCACTATTCCAAAAGAATGGTGTAAATCCATTAGCCGGATGTTTACCATTACTTATCCAGATGCCTATTCTTTTAGGTTTCTACCATGCAATCATGCGTACAGAAGAAATTGCTAATCACAATTTCCTTTGGTTTGATCTAGGAGATCCAGACCCTTATTTTATTTTGCCGATAGTTGCAGGTCTTACAACATTCTTGCAGCAAAAAATCATGATGGGCGGAATGGATAACCCAAATCCGCAAATGAAGATGCTTTTATACATCATGCCAGTCATGATCGTTGTATTTGCGATTAATTTCCCAGCTGCATTATCTTTATATTGGGTGATCGGTAACATCTTCATGATTGCACAAACATATTTCATTACGACCCCAATGAAAAAGAAAGAAAATCAAGTTGATGGGGGAGCTAAAAAGTGA
- the yidD gene encoding membrane protein insertion efficiency factor YidD encodes MKSLFIGIIRFYQRWISPMTPPSCRFYPTCSHYGIEAFRQHGAIKGLWLTVIRILKCHPFHPGGVDLVPEKRDNK; translated from the coding sequence GTGAAATCCTTATTTATAGGGATTATACGTTTTTACCAGCGGTGGATCTCTCCGATGACTCCGCCTTCATGCCGCTTTTATCCGACTTGTTCGCATTACGGTATAGAAGCTTTCAGGCAGCATGGTGCAATAAAAGGACTTTGGCTGACGGTTATTAGAATTCTGAAGTGTCATCCTTTTCATCCCGGGGGCGTTGACCTCGTGCCTGAAAAAAGAGACAATAAATAA
- the jag gene encoding RNA-binding cell elongation regulator Jag/EloR, which yields MKKVQVTGKTVEEAVAAALEQLQTSKEQVEVKILEDSKKGFFGLGGKPAVVEVTVKADPVKTAIEYLQDVTSKMGVPVTISQRQENDHLVLDLTGEKIAILIGKRGQTLNALQLLTNMVANSDPEAKHVKIVLDAENYRTRRQESLERLAEHSAQKVFITKKSFALEPMPANERKVIHLALKENRDVETTSEGVEPFRKVVIRPKNTIKR from the coding sequence GTGAAAAAGGTACAGGTAACAGGGAAAACGGTTGAAGAAGCAGTAGCAGCAGCACTAGAACAACTTCAGACTTCAAAAGAACAAGTAGAAGTGAAAATTCTTGAGGATTCCAAAAAAGGTTTTTTTGGACTCGGCGGGAAGCCGGCAGTTGTTGAAGTAACAGTGAAAGCTGATCCTGTTAAAACCGCGATCGAATACCTTCAGGATGTAACATCCAAGATGGGGGTGCCCGTTACCATTTCTCAGCGGCAGGAAAACGATCATCTAGTGCTTGATTTAACCGGTGAAAAAATTGCGATTTTAATTGGAAAACGCGGACAAACGCTAAATGCGCTTCAGCTTTTAACGAATATGGTTGCAAACTCAGATCCAGAAGCTAAGCATGTGAAAATTGTTCTTGATGCTGAAAATTATCGTACCAGACGGCAGGAATCGCTGGAACGTCTTGCTGAGCATTCCGCTCAAAAAGTGTTCATTACAAAAAAGAGCTTCGCGCTTGAACCGATGCCTGCTAATGAACGAAAAGTGATTCACTTAGCACTCAAAGAAAACCGGGATGTTGAAACAACTTCTGAAGGGGTTGAGCCATTTCGAAAAGTGGTTATCCGTCCTAAGAATACAATTAAAAGATAA
- a CDS encoding ParB/RepB/Spo0J family partition protein: MAKGLGKGLGALIQNEEEQVQEVSVKELRPNPYQPRKVFDQKAIDELKESIQEHGILQPILARKSIKGYEIILGERRFRAASEAGLKNIPVIIKDYSEEKMMEVALIENLQREDLNPVEEAQAYQKLIDHLKLTQEELASRVGKSRPHIANHIRLLQLPKPVLELLSNGMITMGHGRALLGLKKKSKMQQVVQRITDDGLNVRQLEKLIQDINMNVSRGTKKKTAQTDVFFKEKESSLRDRFGTSVSIKKSKRKGKIEIEFFSQDDLERILDLLEK; encoded by the coding sequence TTGGCGAAAGGGTTAGGTAAAGGGCTTGGAGCGTTAATACAAAATGAAGAAGAACAAGTCCAAGAAGTCAGTGTAAAAGAGCTCAGGCCGAATCCGTATCAGCCCCGAAAAGTTTTCGACCAAAAAGCGATTGACGAGCTGAAGGAATCGATTCAGGAACATGGAATACTGCAGCCGATCTTGGCTAGAAAAAGCATAAAGGGCTATGAGATTATCCTTGGAGAACGAAGGTTCCGAGCTGCATCAGAAGCAGGACTTAAGAATATTCCGGTTATCATAAAAGATTATTCAGAAGAAAAAATGATGGAAGTAGCGCTGATCGAAAACCTTCAGCGGGAAGACTTAAATCCTGTGGAAGAGGCTCAGGCTTACCAGAAGCTAATAGACCATCTTAAACTTACACAAGAAGAACTGGCTTCCAGAGTCGGAAAAAGCCGTCCGCATATTGCGAACCATATCCGTCTCTTGCAGCTGCCAAAACCCGTTTTAGAGCTTTTGTCCAATGGCATGATTACGATGGGACACGGCCGTGCATTACTCGGACTTAAGAAGAAATCAAAAATGCAGCAGGTTGTTCAGCGGATTACAGATGACGGTTTAAATGTAAGACAACTCGAGAAGCTCATTCAAGACATCAATATGAATGTTTCACGTGGAACAAAAAAGAAAACTGCACAAACGGACGTGTTTTTTAAAGAGAAAGAATCATCATTACGAGATCGTTTTGGTACGAGCGTTTCTATCAAAAAGTCTAAACGCAAAGGGAAAATTGAAATAGAATTCTTTTCTCAGGATGATTTAGAACGGATTTTAGATCTATTAGAAAAGTAG
- the yyaC gene encoding spore protease YyaC, with protein sequence MFLKRKLGLGKPIQYKLHHEEKEATLRITEQILPMLPESSRQPVVIVCIGTDRSTGDALGPLVGTKLYNKDTFPFHVYGTLDDPVHAVNLEEKLKMIEAEHPGAFIIGIDACLGRLNHVGMVSINEGPVKPGAGVNKQLPPVGDMHITGIVNVSGFMEYFVLQNTRLSIVMKMADLIADSLHMACLRKKIQQKNMMHQTESRSQDIYKIQ encoded by the coding sequence ATGTTCCTCAAACGGAAGCTAGGACTAGGTAAACCCATTCAATATAAATTGCACCACGAAGAAAAGGAAGCCACACTAAGAATTACAGAACAAATTTTACCTATGCTTCCGGAATCGAGCCGCCAGCCAGTCGTTATCGTATGCATTGGTACAGACAGATCAACCGGCGACGCACTTGGCCCCCTTGTTGGCACTAAGCTATACAATAAAGATACTTTTCCCTTTCATGTGTATGGAACCCTGGATGATCCCGTTCATGCGGTGAATCTCGAAGAAAAACTTAAAATGATTGAAGCTGAACATCCAGGAGCATTTATCATTGGAATTGATGCTTGTCTGGGACGGTTGAATCATGTTGGAATGGTTTCCATTAATGAAGGTCCTGTCAAACCTGGAGCAGGAGTGAACAAACAGCTTCCGCCTGTCGGAGATATGCATATTACCGGAATTGTAAACGTGAGCGGTTTTATGGAATATTTCGTTCTGCAGAATACGAGACTCAGCATCGTAATGAAAATGGCCGATTTAATTGCAGACTCGCTGCACATGGCTTGCCTGAGAAAAAAAATTCAGCAAAAAAACATGATGCACCAAACAGAATCTCGTTCACAAGACATCTATAAAATTCAATAA
- the rsmG gene encoding 16S rRNA (guanine(527)-N(7))-methyltransferase RsmG, which yields MNIEMFQASLNEKGIELSEKQLSQFEKYFHLLVEWNEKMNLTAITEKEEVYLKHFYDSVTAAFYFNFNQDITVCDVGAGAGFPAIPLKICFPEIKLTVVDSLNKRIGFLEHVVNELGLENVSMYHDRAETFAHRPEFRQQFDLVMARAVARLSVLSEFCLPLVKKGGHFLGMKGANLTEEVKDGEKAVKLLGGKIEDVHSFLLPIEESERNIVIIEKVNETPKKFPRKPGTPNKSPIQ from the coding sequence ATGAATATCGAGATGTTTCAAGCTTCCCTAAATGAAAAGGGAATTGAGTTATCAGAAAAGCAGCTATCACAATTCGAAAAATATTTTCATTTGCTTGTTGAATGGAATGAAAAAATGAATTTAACGGCAATTACAGAAAAAGAAGAAGTGTATTTAAAGCATTTTTATGATTCTGTTACAGCCGCGTTTTATTTTAATTTTAATCAGGACATTACTGTATGTGATGTTGGAGCAGGTGCTGGTTTTCCTGCTATTCCGCTCAAAATTTGTTTTCCTGAGATCAAGTTAACGGTTGTGGACTCTTTGAATAAACGAATTGGGTTCTTAGAGCATGTTGTAAATGAACTTGGATTAGAGAATGTTTCAATGTACCATGATCGTGCCGAGACATTTGCTCACAGACCAGAATTCAGGCAGCAGTTTGATCTTGTTATGGCAAGAGCAGTTGCCAGACTTTCTGTTTTATCTGAGTTTTGCCTGCCGCTTGTAAAAAAAGGCGGACACTTTTTAGGGATGAAAGGTGCAAACCTTACTGAAGAGGTAAAAGACGGCGAAAAAGCGGTTAAACTTTTGGGAGGAAAGATTGAAGATGTTCATTCTTTCTTGCTTCCGATCGAAGAAAGCGAACGAAACATTGTCATTATCGAAAAAGTTAATGAGACGCCTAAGAAATTTCCGCGTAAACCTGGAACTCCTAACAAGTCGCCGATACAATAA